The Chryseobacterium glaciei DNA window ATCATATCTTTGATCTTCATATAATACGGAGTAACCGAAAGTTGTACGCCAGCAATATTAAACTGATTTCTCAATTCAAACTGATAAGATGTCTCTGGTTTTAAATCTTTATTTCCGCCCGGACTCCAGTAAAGGTCATTAAATGTTGGAAATCTGAAATTCCTTGAAGCACTGATTCCTACATCATACCAATTTGTAGCATTCCATTTTCCGGAAAATGAAAATTGAAGTGGCGAACTGATATCTTCAACAAAATCTTTTTTCACTCCTGCTTCAAAACGAAGATCTTTCGTCGTAAAATAACGTAATAATCCTGCTACAGAACCTACATTTCTACTTATATGATCGATTCCGGATGCATAACCTTCGCCTTTATTAACCTGAAATTCTGTAATTAAGTTGAAATTTAACTTTGGAACAATAAAATAATTAAAATCATTTTTCAGAATATAATTTTTCCCTGTTCCGCCACTCGTTTTTGGCCCGTTGATATTTCCGAAATATTGGAAATTTTCTTCTGTATAAGCCGCTTTAAATGAATTACTGAACTTAGTTTTATTCCAATCCCAAGAAATTAAACTTCTTACGTTTTGAGTTTCATATTTCGTCGGAGTCTGACTTTCAAAGAAAATAGGATAATGCTGATTTCCATTAAAAAACTCAGAGATCCAAGAGATTTGGTGATGAGGTGCTATTTTATAAGCTGCCGAAAAATTGAAATTGGTATTATTGTATTTTCCGTTTCTGTTGATATAATTATTTGAATTTTCCACTTCATAATCATTTTCACTAATAGAATAATGACCGGAAGCCTTAAAACTGAATTTCTCATTGCTGTAAGAAGCTTTGAGCAAATTATTAAAAGTACTGAAAGATGCCGCCTCAGAAAATAACGAAGCATGCGCTCCTCTGTTAAAATCCAGATTATTATTTAAATGGATGCTTCCGCCGATCGCGCCGCTGCCATAACTTACACTTCCTCCGCCTGATTTTACAATAAGCTGATCAAATCCGCCAAAAGGAATATTATTAACATCACCCTGACCCAAAAAGTTAGAGTTAATATTAATTCCGTTCCATACAAAGGCAGTCTGAGAGGCTGTTGTACCTCTGAAAGATGGCGAAGAAACCGCTCCACGAC harbors:
- a CDS encoding TonB-dependent receptor plug domain-containing protein produces the protein MDIKRSLVLLFSSYGCFLFAQEKTIDTVYVFDNQMSKVKLFHNVTTITPQDAEKNSTNLSELLRFQSAVYIKENGRGAVSSPSFRGTTASQTAFVWNGININSNFLGQGDVNNIPFGGFDQLIVKSGGGSVSYGSGAIGGSIHLNNNLDFNRGAHASLFSEAASFSTFNNLLKASYSNEKFSFKASGHYSISENDYEVENSNNYINRNGKYNNTNFNFSAAYKIAPHHQISWISEFFNGNQHYPIFFESQTPTKYETQNVRSLISWDWNKTKFSNSFKAAYTEENFQYFGNINGPKTSGGTGKNYILKNDFNYFIVPKLNFNLITEFQVNKGEGYASGIDHISRNVGSVAGLLRYFTTKDLRFEAGVKKDFVEDISSPLQFSFSGKWNATNWYDVGISASRNFRFPTFNDLYWSPGGNKDLKPETSYQFELRNQFNIAGVQLSVTPYYMKIKDMIQWLPSPLGYYSAFNTNRVESYGIESRIDYERKFGKHNLRTNLGYSYTKSTNLDTDKQLMYVPFHKLFGNIDYQYDFMRLYVQGMFNGLTYADTNEKREDALEPYFVMNAGVSATILKNYTVGFKVNNIFNQVYATTAFYPMPLRNYSVNLNINF